From the genome of Deinococcus sp. AJ005, one region includes:
- a CDS encoding DegV family protein, which produces MIAVLTDSTCDLPPQEAQRLGIHIIPLTVHMQERELLDWQEVDPDAVYSHMKAGGTARTTPVAVNAFATRYRELLDTHDEVVSIHLSGKLSETVEHARRAAALLNLERRIHVVDSGLACTPLAEAVLAARATLLSGGDPASAVRAAEAVRAQIHAEFSVPSLDYLRRGGRIGRAQAFFGNMLGLRPILGFEGGELKALRRCKVDHAIEDMLDGLRERFGDDALCISVIHAGRDSGRMQALRHAVTSSGLNIKNARMHLMGPVIGAHVGPGTFGFMARPA; this is translated from the coding sequence ATGATTGCTGTTCTCACCGATTCCACCTGTGATCTGCCCCCCCAGGAAGCCCAGAGACTTGGTATTCACATCATTCCCCTGACTGTTCACATGCAGGAGCGTGAGCTTCTGGACTGGCAAGAAGTCGACCCCGACGCCGTCTACAGCCACATGAAAGCGGGTGGCACGGCCAGGACGACACCAGTGGCCGTGAATGCTTTCGCTACGCGTTACCGCGAACTGCTGGACACCCACGACGAGGTGGTCAGCATTCACCTATCGGGCAAGCTCTCGGAGACTGTGGAACACGCCCGGAGGGCCGCAGCACTGCTGAATCTGGAACGGCGTATTCATGTGGTAGACAGCGGTCTGGCCTGCACGCCCCTGGCCGAGGCGGTGCTGGCTGCCCGCGCGACCCTGCTCAGCGGCGGTGATCCGGCCAGTGCGGTTCGGGCTGCCGAGGCCGTGCGCGCCCAGATTCACGCCGAATTCAGCGTTCCGTCGCTGGACTACCTGCGCCGGGGAGGGCGGATTGGCCGCGCTCAGGCTTTCTTCGGTAACATGCTGGGGCTGCGCCCGATCCTGGGGTTCGAGGGCGGTGAGTTGAAGGCCCTGCGGCGCTGCAAGGTGGACCACGCCATTGAAGACATGCTGGATGGCCTGCGCGAACGCTTCGGCGATGACGCCCTGTGTATTTCGGTGATTCATGCGGGGCGTGACAGTGGCCGGATGCAGGCACTGCGCCACGCCGTGACCAGCAGCGGTCTGAATATCAAGAACGCCCGCATGCATCTGATGGGTCCAGTCATCGGCGCGCATGTGGGGCCGGGAACCTTTGGATTCATGGCACGGCCTGCGTAA
- the uvrC gene encoding excinuclease ABC subunit UvrC, whose amino-acid sequence MHFDDLPVLPTTPGVYLFRKGGVPIYIGKANNIRSRVGQHFKAGGKSGKFTSLAESLEFITARNEVEALVLEANLIKQHRPHYNVTLKDDKHYPFLKLTNEKFPMLVVTRRVLKDGGSYYGPYPDSSAVRRVKNLIDTMFPLRKNSGLPMQKKPRPCLNFHMGRCLGPCVDRADPPEYARVVDDVKSLLEGRAAAVITRLKEDMKVAAQGQDFEQAARVRDRVLAVQKLFGTEQHAFVSDETDLDFLGVAQAGEYAMVQLFRMRGGRVVGRDKRFLTNAEEGTPGEIVGAFVQDYYTQATHVPPLILLPAEFEDAPLWSEFLSEKAGRKTAMRTPKRGDKVDLIEMAQRNAVNGLDSELAVLERRGDHPGLDALREMLALPDRPWRIEGYDNSNLFGTNIVSGMVVFEGGRARRGEHRRFKVKGLDHPDDYTAMKQTVHRRFTGSLSDKLPLPDLIVIDGGRGQVNAALDALKEANIQVPVVGLAKREETIILPGRYGAQWWLETGTEVGVNREMLLLQTHPALRILIAVRDEVHQYAITYHRKLRGQDMLRSVFDDLPGIGQKRRDALLEEFSSLEDLAAAPVTQIAAVPGMNARAAQSVKDFLVQREANRVPLG is encoded by the coding sequence GTGCATTTCGACGATCTGCCTGTGCTGCCCACCACCCCTGGCGTGTACCTCTTCCGCAAGGGGGGCGTGCCCATTTACATCGGCAAGGCCAACAACATTCGCAGCCGAGTGGGACAGCATTTCAAGGCCGGGGGCAAGAGTGGCAAGTTCACCTCGCTGGCCGAGTCGCTGGAATTTATTACCGCACGCAACGAGGTCGAGGCGCTGGTTCTGGAAGCCAACCTGATCAAGCAGCACCGCCCGCACTACAACGTGACGCTGAAGGACGACAAGCACTACCCCTTCCTGAAACTGACCAACGAAAAATTCCCCATGCTGGTGGTCACGCGGCGGGTGCTGAAGGACGGCGGCAGCTACTACGGACCGTACCCGGACAGTTCGGCGGTACGGCGGGTTAAGAACCTGATCGACACCATGTTTCCGCTTCGCAAGAACAGCGGACTGCCCATGCAGAAAAAGCCGCGCCCGTGCCTGAATTTTCATATGGGCCGCTGCCTGGGACCGTGCGTGGACCGGGCCGATCCGCCGGAATACGCCCGCGTGGTGGACGACGTGAAATCGCTGCTGGAGGGCCGCGCCGCCGCTGTCATCACCCGCCTGAAGGAAGACATGAAAGTGGCCGCACAGGGTCAGGACTTCGAGCAGGCTGCCCGTGTGCGGGACCGTGTGCTGGCGGTCCAGAAACTATTCGGCACCGAGCAACACGCCTTTGTCAGCGACGAGACCGATCTGGATTTCCTGGGGGTGGCGCAGGCCGGGGAATACGCGATGGTGCAACTGTTCCGCATGCGCGGCGGGCGCGTGGTGGGGCGCGACAAACGTTTCCTGACCAATGCCGAGGAAGGCACCCCTGGCGAGATCGTGGGGGCCTTCGTGCAGGACTACTACACCCAGGCGACGCATGTGCCGCCCCTGATCCTGCTGCCCGCCGAATTCGAGGATGCGCCGCTATGGTCCGAATTCCTGAGCGAGAAGGCCGGGCGCAAGACCGCCATGCGGACGCCCAAACGCGGCGACAAGGTGGATCTGATCGAGATGGCCCAGCGCAACGCGGTCAACGGCCTGGACTCCGAACTGGCGGTGCTGGAGCGGCGCGGCGATCATCCGGGCCTGGACGCCCTGCGCGAGATGCTGGCGCTGCCGGACCGTCCGTGGCGCATTGAGGGCTATGACAACTCCAACCTGTTCGGGACCAACATCGTCTCGGGCATGGTGGTTTTCGAGGGCGGACGGGCGCGGCGTGGGGAACACCGCCGTTTCAAGGTCAAGGGGCTGGACCACCCGGACGACTACACCGCCATGAAACAGACGGTGCATCGCCGCTTCACGGGCAGCCTGTCGGACAAGTTGCCGCTGCCCGATCTGATCGTGATCGACGGCGGGCGCGGGCAGGTCAACGCGGCGCTGGACGCGCTGAAGGAGGCCAACATTCAGGTGCCGGTGGTGGGTCTCGCCAAGCGCGAGGAAACCATCATCCTGCCGGGGCGCTATGGGGCGCAGTGGTGGCTGGAGACGGGGACCGAGGTGGGCGTGAACCGCGAGATGCTGCTGCTGCAAACGCATCCAGCGCTGAGAATCCTGATCGCCGTGCGCGACGAGGTTCACCAGTACGCCATCACGTACCACCGCAAATTGCGCGGTCAGGACATGCTCCGCAGCGTGTTCGACGATTTGCCGGGGATCGGGCAGAAACGGCGCGACGCGCTGCTGGAGGAATTTTCCAGCCTGGAGGATCTGGCCGCCGCCCCCGTCACGCAGATCGCCGCCGTGCCGGGAATGAACGCGCGGGCGGCGCAGAGTGTCAAGGATTTTCTGGTGCAGCGTGAGGCCAACCGGGTACCGCTGGGCTAG
- a CDS encoding histidine phosphatase family protein codes for MTFSRLFLARHGQTTGNVAGVLRGVDSQHDELTAEGHAQAQALARKLAALNLDSPRIYASTYTRTQQTAAPAAELLGVSVTVLEGIQEIDPGDWRGRPYSDLKTGFDELVGPDDNVSFPGGESQRDVADRFETALRSVLGLPGTPIVVSHGGALTSLLIRLLRVPVVESWRSDRFAQANAELTELIQTIDGWQIKQRPEKIWRI; via the coding sequence GTGACTTTCTCTCGCCTTTTTTTAGCCCGTCACGGGCAGACCACCGGAAATGTTGCGGGCGTGCTGCGTGGCGTGGACAGCCAGCACGATGAATTGACCGCCGAGGGCCACGCGCAGGCCCAGGCGCTGGCTCGCAAGCTTGCTGCCCTGAATCTGGATTCGCCGCGCATCTATGCCAGTACCTATACCCGCACCCAGCAGACCGCTGCACCTGCCGCTGAGTTGCTGGGTGTGTCCGTAACCGTGCTGGAAGGCATTCAGGAAATCGATCCCGGCGACTGGCGTGGGCGGCCTTACAGCGATCTGAAGACTGGATTCGATGAACTCGTCGGCCCAGATGACAACGTTTCTTTCCCCGGCGGCGAAAGTCAGCGTGACGTGGCGGACCGTTTTGAGACGGCCCTCAGATCAGTTCTGGGTCTTCCCGGCACGCCCATCGTCGTCTCGCACGGCGGCGCATTGACCTCACTGTTGATCCGTCTGCTGCGTGTCCCGGTGGTGGAAAGCTGGCGCTCAGACCGTTTCGCACAGGCCAACGCGGAGTTGACGGAATTGATTCAGACGATAGATGGTTGGCAGATCAAGCAGAGACCCGAAAAGATTTGGCGAATCTAA
- a CDS encoding ABC transporter substrate-binding protein — MKKIAMFALVSALLAGTAHAQDKVTITVAAFPSLDTSIKAVLPAWNKLHPNITIKLVAQEFADHHNAMTTALATGQGLPDVMAVEIGYVGKFAEGKGLEDLNKAPYSAEQYKKLFTPFTVAQATSADKRFIAMPTDIGPGTLLYRKDVLDKAGVDPAQLNKSWESYLAAGKVIKAKTGASLINTAQSIYGVVSRTNLKAGEGIYFDSKNNLLVGPDNARFLRAFTLAKQVRTEGLDAKIGEWSNEWYDAFKKGTVASQFSGAWLTGSLESYMAPDTKGLWRVENLPEGGYASWGGSFYAIPTAAKNKQWAWEFIKFMTMDKSQQLAAFTINGAFPALLTAQNDNIFSQGVPFLGNQKARVLWRDAARKTQPIDVNKYDSVADQIVNTELTNVLEQGKDIKQALTDARTQILRRAR, encoded by the coding sequence ATGAAGAAAATCGCCATGTTCGCCCTTGTTTCCGCCCTGCTCGCCGGTACCGCCCACGCCCAGGACAAGGTCACCATCACTGTCGCTGCCTTCCCCAGCCTGGACACCTCGATCAAGGCCGTGCTGCCCGCCTGGAACAAGCTGCACCCCAACATCACCATCAAGCTGGTGGCGCAGGAGTTCGCCGATCACCACAACGCCATGACCACCGCGCTGGCCACCGGACAGGGCCTGCCCGACGTGATGGCCGTGGAAATCGGCTACGTGGGCAAGTTCGCCGAAGGCAAGGGCCTGGAAGACCTGAACAAGGCCCCCTATAGCGCCGAGCAGTACAAGAAGCTGTTCACGCCGTTCACGGTGGCGCAGGCCACCAGCGCTGACAAGCGCTTTATCGCCATGCCCACCGACATCGGCCCCGGCACGCTGCTGTACCGCAAGGACGTGCTGGACAAGGCCGGAGTCGATCCCGCGCAGCTCAACAAGAGCTGGGAAAGCTATCTCGCAGCAGGCAAGGTCATCAAGGCCAAGACCGGGGCCTCGCTGATCAACACCGCGCAGAGCATCTACGGTGTGGTCAGCCGCACCAACCTCAAGGCCGGCGAGGGCATTTATTTTGACAGCAAGAACAACCTGCTGGTCGGCCCGGACAACGCCCGCTTTCTGCGCGCCTTCACGCTGGCCAAGCAGGTGCGCACCGAGGGGCTGGACGCCAAGATCGGCGAGTGGAGCAACGAGTGGTACGACGCCTTCAAGAAGGGCACCGTGGCCTCGCAGTTCAGCGGCGCGTGGCTGACCGGCTCGCTGGAAAGCTACATGGCCCCCGACACCAAGGGCCTGTGGCGCGTGGAAAACCTGCCCGAAGGCGGTTACGCCTCGTGGGGCGGCTCGTTCTACGCCATTCCCACCGCCGCCAAGAACAAGCAGTGGGCCTGGGAGTTCATCAAGTTCATGACCATGGACAAGTCCCAGCAGCTCGCGGCCTTCACCATCAACGGCGCGTTCCCGGCGCTGCTGACCGCGCAGAACGACAACATCTTCAGCCAGGGCGTGCCGTTCCTGGGCAACCAGAAAGCCCGCGTGCTGTGGCGCGACGCCGCCCGCAAGACCCAGCCTATTGACGTGAACAAGTACGACTCGGTGGCCGATCAGATCGTGAACACCGAGCTGACCAACGTGCTGGAGCAGGGCAAGGACATCAAGCAGGCCCTGACCGACGCCCGCACCCAGATCCTGCGCCGCGCCCGCTGA
- a CDS encoding spheroidene monooxygenase, producing the protein MSVPPPGPLVTLTINRFAPADLRAGMRRMATDHSHLRGLPGLDFYRLLGTGQGAKLSLSVDLRRWGRFAVWQSRAAFELFEDSPWRQHEREEVADTVTLLLRPLRWHGQWAGQEPFGPAISRHPSGEFPVAVLTRAVIRPTSLAAFWRAVPGTQEFLPEQPGLISALGLGEWPVVQQATFSVWQDEASMRAYAYQSGAHRQVIARTRQENWYSEELFARFEVQQVRGVWEGLPSGPS; encoded by the coding sequence ATGTCTGTTCCGCCTCCCGGCCCACTCGTGACCCTGACCATCAACCGTTTCGCGCCCGCCGATCTGCGCGCGGGAATGCGGCGCATGGCGACCGATCACAGCCACCTGCGCGGGCTGCCGGGCCTCGATTTTTACCGCCTGCTGGGCACCGGACAGGGCGCGAAACTCTCGCTGAGCGTGGATCTGCGCCGCTGGGGGCGTTTCGCCGTGTGGCAGTCGCGCGCCGCCTTCGAGCTGTTCGAGGATAGCCCCTGGCGGCAGCACGAGCGCGAGGAAGTGGCCGACACCGTGACGCTGTTGCTGCGGCCCCTGCGCTGGCATGGGCAATGGGCCGGACAGGAACCGTTCGGCCCCGCTATCTCACGCCATCCCTCCGGCGAATTTCCCGTCGCGGTCCTGACCCGCGCCGTTATTCGCCCAACCAGTCTGGCGGCCTTCTGGCGGGCGGTGCCAGGAACGCAGGAATTCTTGCCGGAGCAGCCCGGCCTGATCTCCGCACTGGGGCTGGGCGAGTGGCCCGTGGTGCAGCAGGCCACTTTCAGCGTCTGGCAGGACGAGGCGAGCATGCGCGCTTACGCCTACCAGAGCGGCGCCCACCGTCAGGTGATTGCCCGCACCCGCCAGGAAAACTGGTACAGCGAGGAACTGTTCGCTCGCTTCGAGGTGCAGCAGGTCCGGGGCGTGTGGGAAGGGCTGCCCTCCGGCCCGTCCTGA
- a CDS encoding phosphatase PAP2 family protein: MLSNLLHEIVTFAKGHWRGLLLLLLGVLLPLVLIASLTEDVFRDGGFAWDTAILEWYRAHRTPTLTSAALALGVIGGVRVLPLITLAVALLLARAGARVHAWYLVFALSGAALLNLLAKLIFQRPRPDELGAVLVESGFSFPSGHAMANAAFGIALGLIFWRSRLGWPVAVLGVFWGVLLAASRNYLGVHYPTDVIVGFLASTAWAYGLYLLMARRWPTLRHSPGGENDTLGTTKTDARTSPLSEKDQTR; this comes from the coding sequence GTGCTTTCCAACCTGCTCCATGAGATCGTGACGTTCGCCAAGGGCCACTGGCGCGGCCTGTTGCTGCTACTGCTGGGCGTACTGCTACCGCTGGTGCTGATCGCCTCGTTGACCGAAGACGTGTTCCGCGACGGCGGCTTTGCCTGGGACACGGCGATTCTGGAGTGGTACCGCGCGCACCGCACGCCGACGCTGACCTCTGCCGCACTGGCGCTGGGGGTCATCGGTGGGGTGCGGGTGCTGCCTCTCATCACGCTGGCCGTCGCGCTGCTGCTGGCACGGGCGGGCGCACGCGTCCACGCGTGGTATCTGGTCTTCGCCCTGTCCGGGGCGGCGCTGCTCAATCTGCTGGCCAAGCTGATCTTTCAGCGTCCGCGCCCGGATGAACTGGGGGCGGTGCTGGTGGAATCGGGCTTCAGCTTTCCCAGCGGCCACGCGATGGCGAACGCGGCCTTCGGGATCGCGCTGGGGTTGATCTTCTGGCGCTCTCGGCTGGGCTGGCCGGTGGCGGTGCTGGGCGTGTTCTGGGGCGTGCTGCTGGCCGCCAGCCGCAACTATCTGGGCGTGCATTATCCCACCGACGTGATCGTGGGTTTTCTGGCCTCTACCGCCTGGGCTTACGGCCTGTACCTGCTGATGGCCCGGCGCTGGCCCACGCTGCGGCATTCACCGGGTGGAGAGAACGACACGCTGGGCACGACGAAAACAGACGCCAGGACGAGTCCGCTCAGCGAGAAGGACCAGACACGCTAA
- the bshA gene encoding N-acetyl-alpha-D-glucosaminyl L-malate synthase BshA — MKVAVLCHASAGGSGVVATELGLQVARAGHEVHFIGSAQPFRLSGQCGMRGPYFHQVSGFAYALFEQPYPELAAANTLTEVMLEYGVELAHAHYAIPHATAAIHARAIVGKGRVLTTLHGTDVTLVGAEPAFRHTTRHAIERSDHVTAVSQFLAEQTGEVFGIDREIEVIHNFVDAERFRRITDPEVRLRFAHPEEALLVHVSNFRPVKRVEDVVQIFARVASELPARLLMIGDGPERPRAFELAQQLGVIGRTHFLGSFPDVETVLGISDLFLLPSSNESFGLAALEAMSCEVPVVAARAGGIPEVVEDGVTGFLCPVGDVDGMADAALRVLRDRELYLSMGAAARQAAVTRFSPALIVPQYLEAYERVLRGN; from the coding sequence GTGAAAGTTGCGGTGCTGTGCCATGCCAGCGCAGGCGGCTCCGGCGTCGTTGCCACCGAACTGGGCCTCCAGGTGGCGCGGGCCGGGCATGAGGTACATTTCATCGGCTCGGCGCAACCCTTCCGGCTGTCGGGGCAGTGTGGGATGCGCGGGCCGTATTTCCATCAGGTCAGCGGGTTTGCCTACGCGCTGTTCGAGCAGCCGTACCCGGAACTGGCCGCCGCCAACACCCTGACGGAAGTGATGCTGGAATACGGCGTGGAGCTGGCGCACGCCCACTACGCCATTCCGCACGCGACGGCGGCCATCCATGCCCGCGCCATTGTCGGCAAGGGGCGGGTGCTGACCACGCTGCACGGGACCGACGTGACGCTGGTGGGGGCCGAACCCGCCTTCAGGCACACCACCCGCCACGCCATCGAGCGCAGTGACCATGTGACCGCCGTATCTCAATTTCTGGCCGAGCAGACGGGTGAAGTCTTCGGGATTGACCGTGAGATCGAGGTGATCCATAACTTCGTGGACGCCGAGCGCTTCCGGCGCATCACCGATCCCGAGGTCCGCCTGCGGTTCGCCCACCCGGAGGAAGCGCTGCTGGTGCATGTCAGCAACTTCCGTCCGGTCAAACGGGTAGAGGACGTGGTGCAGATCTTTGCCCGCGTGGCCTCCGAACTGCCCGCCCGCCTGCTGATGATCGGCGACGGCCCGGAGCGCCCGCGCGCCTTCGAGCTGGCGCAGCAACTCGGGGTGATCGGCAGGACGCATTTCCTGGGATCGTTCCCGGACGTTGAAACTGTGCTGGGCATCAGCGACCTGTTTCTGCTGCCCAGCAGCAATGAAAGCTTCGGTCTGGCCGCGCTGGAGGCCATGAGCTGCGAGGTGCCGGTGGTGGCCGCCCGCGCCGGGGGCATTCCCGAAGTCGTCGAGGACGGCGTGACTGGCTTCCTCTGCCCGGTGGGCGATGTGGACGGTATGGCCGACGCGGCGCTGCGGGTGCTGCGGGACCGCGAGCTGTACCTGAGCATGGGCGCGGCGGCACGGCAGGCAGCGGTTACCCGTTTCTCCCCTGCCCTGATCGTGCCGCAGTATCTGGAAGCATATGAAAGGGTCTTGCGGGGTAATTGA
- a CDS encoding LacI family DNA-binding transcriptional regulator yields the protein MSATVTLMHVAREAGVSPSTVSRILNGTANVTPDKRERVEAVIQRLNFTPNVQAQALANGRSFSVGVLTQKLSSAFYGETLAGIEQGLDGSAYHPLVVSGHWRAKQEQQALDLLMRRRVDALIVLGGVIEDAALRRVAAQVPLVAVGREVSGLPERCVLIDNHAGIRQVVHHLAELGHRDIAYIGGDEAQQDAVERRVGFEATMREAGLSVDPRLMRRGDYTEASGEQAADELLRANPPFTALICANDQMAFGARLSLYRRGLRVPEDISLTGFDDLFSSRYTTPPLTTVHQAVNELGQLAAETVLRLLAGEQPSMSPYVPQLVIRESTGPAPLSPATGGH from the coding sequence ATGTCTGCAACCGTCACGCTGATGCATGTGGCGCGGGAAGCGGGTGTCTCACCCAGCACCGTGTCGCGCATACTCAACGGCACTGCCAACGTCACGCCGGACAAGCGTGAGCGGGTGGAGGCGGTCATCCAGCGACTGAATTTCACCCCCAACGTGCAAGCCCAGGCACTGGCGAACGGACGGAGTTTCTCGGTGGGGGTGCTGACCCAGAAACTGAGCAGCGCGTTCTACGGAGAAACCCTGGCAGGCATTGAGCAGGGATTGGACGGCAGTGCCTACCACCCACTGGTGGTTAGCGGCCACTGGCGGGCAAAACAGGAACAGCAGGCCCTCGATCTGCTGATGCGCCGCCGGGTGGACGCGCTGATCGTGCTGGGCGGCGTGATAGAGGACGCGGCCCTACGCCGGGTGGCGGCGCAGGTGCCGCTGGTGGCCGTGGGCCGTGAGGTCAGCGGTCTGCCCGAACGCTGCGTCCTGATCGACAACCACGCCGGTATCCGGCAGGTGGTTCATCATCTGGCCGAGCTGGGCCACCGCGACATCGCATATATCGGTGGAGACGAAGCCCAGCAGGACGCAGTGGAACGCCGCGTGGGATTTGAAGCCACCATGCGTGAGGCGGGCCTATCGGTTGATCCCCGCCTGATGCGCCGCGGCGACTACACCGAGGCCAGCGGCGAGCAGGCTGCCGATGAGCTGCTCCGGGCAAATCCTCCCTTCACGGCGCTGATCTGTGCCAACGATCAGATGGCCTTCGGCGCACGCCTGAGTCTGTATCGACGGGGCCTGCGTGTGCCCGAGGACATCTCTCTGACCGGCTTCGACGATCTGTTTTCCTCACGCTACACCACGCCCCCGCTGACCACCGTGCATCAGGCGGTCAACGAACTGGGGCAACTGGCCGCCGAAACGGTCCTGCGCCTGCTGGCCGGGGAACAGCCCAGCATGTCCCCGTATGTGCCGCAACTGGTCATCCGCGAATCCACCGGGCCAGCGCCCCTCTCCCCTGCCACTGGAGGCCACTGA
- a CDS encoding SDR family oxidoreductase, translated as MTKDSNPPVKNQYEMRDPQTQYPRPPFPKQPQNAPGLAEKMDPTPDHGEDSYVGFGRLKGRKALITGADSGIGRAVAIAFAREGADVALNYLKVEDSDAEEVIKLIEAAGQKAVVIPGDLRDEAFCKELVQKAVDGLGGLDILVSNAGKQTAVEDLADITTEQFDDTMKTNIYAMFWITQAALPHMKPGSTIINTTSIQATQPSKNLLDYAMTKAAIANFTGGLAKQVAEKGIRVNAVAPGPYWTALQPSGGQPQDKIPTFGQQTPLGRPGQPAEIAPLYVLLASQESSYMTGNVYASTGGTLY; from the coding sequence ATGACCAAGGACAGCAACCCCCCCGTGAAAAACCAGTACGAGATGCGCGATCCCCAGACCCAGTACCCGCGCCCGCCCTTTCCCAAGCAGCCGCAGAATGCGCCGGGACTGGCCGAGAAGATGGACCCCACCCCGGATCATGGCGAGGACAGCTACGTGGGCTTTGGCCGCCTGAAGGGCCGCAAGGCGCTGATCACCGGGGCCGACTCGGGCATTGGGCGGGCTGTGGCCATCGCGTTCGCGCGTGAAGGGGCGGACGTGGCGCTGAACTACCTGAAGGTGGAGGACAGCGACGCGGAGGAAGTCATCAAACTGATTGAGGCCGCCGGGCAAAAAGCGGTGGTCATTCCCGGTGACCTCAGGGACGAGGCGTTCTGCAAGGAACTGGTCCAGAAAGCCGTGGATGGCCTGGGCGGGCTGGACATTCTGGTCAGCAATGCAGGCAAGCAGACGGCGGTAGAAGACCTTGCCGACATCACCACCGAGCAGTTCGACGACACCATGAAGACCAACATCTACGCCATGTTCTGGATCACGCAGGCGGCGCTGCCGCACATGAAACCGGGGTCCACCATCATCAATACGACCTCGATTCAGGCCACCCAACCGTCCAAGAACCTGCTGGACTACGCCATGACCAAGGCCGCCATCGCCAATTTCACGGGCGGCCTCGCCAAGCAGGTGGCTGAGAAGGGCATCCGTGTGAACGCCGTGGCCCCCGGCCCATACTGGACGGCCTTGCAGCCCAGCGGCGGGCAGCCACAGGACAAGATTCCCACCTTCGGCCAGCAAACTCCGCTGGGCCGCCCCGGACAGCCCGCCGAGATCGCGCCGCTGTACGTTCTACTGGCCTCGCAGGAATCGAGCTACATGACCGGAAACGTGTATGCCAGCACCGGGGGAACGCTCTACTAG